In a genomic window of Bemisia tabaci chromosome 1, PGI_BMITA_v3:
- the LOC109036628 gene encoding THUMP domain-containing protein 1 has protein sequence MMPKRKNFYRPQTHKKGKFCITPGLKGFICTCNIMNEKECVRESYNIMNEFSAKLFPEMKEPETAENVEASEVEDELAKEIEELKSSDDKTEQRKFSVVNTDIKGVVFIKTTLDDPVKLAHSILAEIADTKQQRTRFLLRMIPVEAVCRATVEDIKAAAVILFKKHFKCDSTTFSIIFNRRQNDNIDRMELVRELALLVTDCNPLHQANLKEPNLAVVVEVIRGICCLSVVPDYYKLRKYNLLELTNPTESGKKAEEKDTHSTDTENSEKKDDGSSETTATNDVNPDLGAQNPAVETTILKDEKERES, from the exons aTGATGCCCAAAAGGAAGAATTTTTACAGACCACAAACCCACAAAAAGGGTAAATTCTGCATCACTCCTGGTTTGAAGGGGTTCATCTGTACTTGTAACATTATGAATGAGAAGGAGTGTGTCCGAGAATCTTACAATATCATGAATGAGTTCTCTGCCAAATTATTCCCTGAAATGAAG GAACCAGAAACTGCTGAAAATGTTGAAGCTTCAGAAGTAGAAGATGAGCTAGCAAAAGAAATCGAAGAGCTTAAATCATCCGATGATAAAACagagcaaagaaaattcagtgttgTCAATACAGATATTAAGGGTGTGGTATTTATTAAGACAACC CTTGATGACCCTGTGAAATTAGCTCATAGTATCCTGGCCGAAATTGCTGATACAAAACAGCAGAGGACAAGGTTCCTTCTTCGAATGATTCCTGTAGAGGCTGTTTGCAGG GCCACAGTAGAAGATATAAAAGCAGCAGCTGTAATATTATTTAAGAAGCATTTTAAATGTGACAGCACCACTTTCTCAATCATTTTTAA CCGACGACAGAATGATAACATTGACCGTATGGAACTTGTAAGAGAATTAGCTTTGTTGGTGACTGACTGTAATCCATTGCACCAAGCAAACCTGAAGGAACCAAATCTGGCTGTGGTAGTTGAAGTAATTCGAGGCATTTGCTGCTTATCTGTTGTCCCGGACTACTATAAATTGCGGAAGTACAACCTCCTGGAGCTGACAAATCCTACTGAATCAGGAAAGAAAGCTGAAGAAAAGGATACTCACTCCACAGACACTgagaattcagaaaaaaaagatgatggTTCCTCAGAAACAACAGCGACTAATGATGTGAATCCCGATTTGGGAGCACAAAATCCTGCTGTTGAaacaacaattttgaaagatgaaaaGGAAAGAGAATCTTGA
- the LOC109036627 gene encoding dolichyl-diphosphooligosaccharide--protein glycosyltransferase 48 kDa subunit: MPKMASNFILIISFIISIHISSSCSAQANNSKTLVLLDTLSIRETHSIFFKSLKDRGYSLTFKSADDQNLVLSKYGEFLYQNLIIFSPTVEEFGGLLSVETITEFIDNGGNVLVAGSSSTGDLLRELASECGFEIDEEGSAVIDHLNYDIQDSGRHSLIVADPKNLIDSPVIIGSRDIPPLLYEGTGLIADSENPLILHLLTAESTAYCHNPSQPIKDYPHAIGKNTLLIAALQARNNARVVFSGSLYFFSDEAFTSPVQKAQSKQRHEVSGNAQVAEAISKWVFAESGVLRVKSVSHHKLGETAPPPAYTIMDTAVFTLELERKSGDKWVPHNAKDVQLEFVRIDPFIRTSLPLKSDGKYEVVFKIPDIYGVFQFKVNYVRVGYTFIHNSTLVSVRPLEHTQYERFIPSAYPYYTSAFSMMVGVFLFSIVFLHHKDEVKSKKE, encoded by the exons ATGCCGAAAATGGCCTCAAATTTTATTCTAATTATCAGTTTTATTATTAGTATTCACATTTCTTCATCATGCTCTGCTCAAGCCAACAACAGTAAGACTCTTGTCTTGCTGGATACTCTTTCAATCCGAGAAACTCACTCAATATTCTTCAAGTCTCTCAAAG aCAGAGGATATTCATTGACATTCAAATCTGCTGATGATCAAAATTTAGTCTTGTCAAAATATGGAGAGTTTTTGTATCAAAATCTCATCATATTCTCTCCTACAGTTGAAGAATTTGGTGGATTATTGAGTGTTGAAACAATCACAGAATTTATTGATAATGGAG GCAATGTGTTGGTGGCCGGCAGCTCATCAACTGGTGATCTTCTAAGAGAACTAGCCTCTGAATGTGGATTTGAAATTGATGAAGAAGGCTCCGCTGTGATAGACCATCTTAATTATGACATTCAAGATTCCGGAAGG CATTCTTTGATTGTTGCTGATCCTAAGAACTTAATTGACTCTCCTGTAATCATTGGATCTCGTGATATTCCTCCACTTCTGTACGAAGGTACTGGCTTAATTGCTGACTCTGAGAACCCTTTGATTCTCCATCTTCTCACTGCTGAAAGCACTGCATATTGTCACAATCCCTCCCAGCCTATCAAAGAC TATCCTCATGCTATTGGAAAGAATACTTTATTGATTGCTGCCTTGCAAGCAAGAAACAATGCTAGAGTTGTCTTCTCTGGATCTCTATATTTCTTCTCTGATGAAGCATTCACTTCACCCGTTCAGAAAGCTCAAAGCAAGCAGCGCCATGAGGTATCTGGAAATGCTCAAGTTGCTGAAGCGATAAGCAAATGGGTCTTCGCTGAGTCCGGTGTTCTGCGAGTCAAGTCAGTCTCTCATCATAAATTGGGGGAGACTGCTCCTCCGCCAGCCTATACTATCATGGACACAGCg GTATTCACTTTGGAGTTAGAGAGGAAAAGTGGAGACAAATGGGTGCCGCACAATGCCAAAGATGTTCAGCTGGAGTTTGTCCGCATTGATCCCTTCATCAGGACATCTCTGCCTCTCAAATCGGACGGAAAGTACGAAGTTGTTTTCAAGATACCTGACATTTATGGAGTTTTCCAATTCAAGGTGAACTATGTTCGGGTGGGCTACACTTTCATTCACAATTCAACACTTGTCTCTGTCCGTCCCTTAGAACATACACAATATGAGCGCTTCATTCCAAGTGCCTACCCCTATTACACATCAGCATTTTCCATGATGGTCGGTGTGTTCCTCTTTAGCATTGTTTTTTTGCATCATAAAGATGAAGTCAAATCCAAAAAAGAGTAG
- the LOC109036664 gene encoding uncharacterized protein has translation MSCYEQFSLSSEIDSFFRKINNLPNSLREYSLLLIKEYLTNPLPAPETATNDLTEDEVTEAEEDSLHTEIDLIDSEYDDECSILQIKESGAKNDPKVSSAGNDGSSSSTDEAETVEPEDHTVKLSGKNPQTHGGGKRIVEGNEGAQNLSQFEEVSSSHARAPEPINTATKKLFIHSKNIESNLVHTNKLVTKDGQRYHLVKRLRRSKDGKHYYENAAVPLGPSPQRSKIMVPKLKSRNNLSSMASAKLNSGNLKVKVKEPLNRLMFSPIKTKTIPPPKNSRTVLDVTEDNMIIFKNTSTKPIAFVPPPNVVVTKASESPNPRLHTPAKSTIFINGSKFVVPANLQVSSKIVDKNSEIEGSNSNPASPLVKKSTSSLPTDTRYRTILPKDLQPKVVQCKVLKEIQVSPNKWNKLPTTPKTPITVQLNSTIGSNVHMKNKASLPLRLQKAPLIKSNIGAINKRSLQLLKSGNNSQEKFHILRKKNFQFSTKQRSVITKQLTKYLKMDNEEKQGVEKASEDFVVIVDPSDVVNTEGCEEVVTPAKLKRKIKILRPSIPKVQFTKVKKPKMCEKCGKAFRTESLLKLHMKIHSPRFKCKKCGQAYVTSVEYLKHKLDHKKEEVHTCEFCRVQFNAFIRLKEHIRLHHPTQKLHKCQQCSYSAYTQRTLDSHIRYKHAVRRKEPQQIICPVCHKFFRQTSELRNHITTHLPERIFSCEACGKKFNQKTTLSSHLRNVHGERRYPCNVCPMILKTRDNQIRHMASHADCKLFPCPKCPYACNSQGNLVKHVRTQHNIQNFSLRRRDRVKQVCTEINPLTERGLEKGSHVATLYLNRLSKKLGKDLVSQLGAEQQRDENTTNTSTTNMENSDFANYGAQESDSEHSEQDHIETDAAVASLDKSQYDNDFCIIPETQRMLDDLIKESSGYTSESQYHGAHTANF, from the exons ATGTCTTGCTACGAGCAATTTAGCCTTTCCTCTGAG ATTGactcatttttccggaaaatcaatAACCTGCCGAATTCACTGAGGGAGTATTCGCTATTATTAATCAAGGAATATCTCACAAATCCATTGCCAGCACCTG AAACTGCAACAAATGACTTGACTGAAGACGAAGTGACGGAGGCAGAAGAAGATTCTCTGCATACCGAAATTGACTTGATAGATTCAGAATATGATGATGAGTGCAGCATTCTACAAATTAAAGAAAGTGGGGCCAAAAATGATCCTAAAGTATCCTCGGCCGGTAATGATGGGTCATCTTCTAGCACGGATGAAGCAGAAACTGTTGAACCTGAAGATCACACCGTCAAACTCTCGGGAAAAAACCCTCAAACGCATGGAG GTGGAAAAAGGATCGTGGAAGGAAATGAAGGTGCTCAAAATCTCTCTCAATTTGAAGAAGTGAGTTCAAGTCATGCGCGCGCACCTGAACCAATCAATACTGCCACAAAAAAACTATTTATCCACAGCAAAAATATCGAATCAAACCTGGTCCATACAAACAAGTTAGTCACAAAGGATGGGCAAAGATATCATTTAGTTAAAAGATTAAGGAGAAGCAAAGATGGGAAACACTATTATGAAAATGCTGCCGTTCCATTGGGCCCAAGCCCCCAGAGATCAAAAATTATGGTTCCGAAATTGAAATCAAGAAACAATCTCTCCTCAAtggcatctgcaaaattgaactCTGGTAATTTGAAAGTGAAGGTCAAGGAACCTCTTAACCGTCTAATGTTCAGTCCTATTAAAACAAAGACGATTCCTCCGCCTAAAAACTCAAGAACAGTCCTTGATGTCACTGAAGACAATatgatcatttttaaaaacacctCAACTAAACCAATCGCATTTGTTCCACCTCCGAATGTGGTAGTGACCAAAGCAAGTGAATCTCCTAACCCTAGGTTACATACTCCAGCCAAATCCACAATTTTCATTAATGGTAGCAAATTTGTGGTCCCTGCAAATTTGCAAGTGAGTTCCAAAATAGTTGACAAAAACTCGGAGATTGAAGGATCAAATTCCAATCCTGCTTCTCCCCTAGTGAAAAAGTCAACATCAAGTTTACCGACAGACACCAGGTATCGAACTATATTACCAAAAGACTTGCAACCAAAAGTAGTTCAGTGCAAAGTATTGAAAGAGATTCAAGTTTCGCCTAACAAGTGGAATAAACTACCCACTACCCCCAAGACTCCAATTACCGTGCAACTTAATAGTACTATTGGCAGTAATGTCCACATGAAGAACAAAGCATCTTTACCGCTAAGACTGCAGAAAGCTCCTTTGATCAAGTCAAATATAGGTGCAATTAATAAGCGTTCTTTGCAACTTCTTAAGTCCGGAAATAATTCCCAAGAAAAATTCCATATTTTacgaaagaaaaattttcaattctcaACTAAACAGCGTAGTGTTATTACCAAGCAGTTGACAAAATATTTGAAGATGGATAACGAAGAAAAACA GGGTGTCGAAAAAGCCAGTGAGGACTTCGTTGTCATCGTTGATCCGAGTGATGTAGTCAATACTGAAGGGTGTGAGGAAGTTGTTACCCCAGCGAAACTAAagcggaaaatcaaaattttaaggccAAGTATTCCCAAAGTTCAATTTACGAAGGTGAAAAAGCCTAAAATGTGTGAAAAGTGTGGCAAAGCATTTAGAACTGAATCGCTTCTTA AGCTACATATGAAGATACATTCTCCTAGAttcaaatgtaaaaaatgtgGTCAAGCCTATGTCACTAGTGTGGAATATCTTAAACACAAACTAGACCATAAAAAGGAGGAGGTTCACACATGCGAATTTTGTAGAGTGCAATTTAACGCGTTCATTCGGTTGAAAGAGCATATCCGGCTGCATCACCCcactcaaaaattgcacaagtgCCAACAA tGTAGTTATAGCGCTTACACTCAAAGGACACTGGACTCACATATTCGGTACAAACATGCAGTGAGACGGAAAGAGCCACAGCAGATCATTTGTCCTGTCTGCCATAAGTTCTTTAGGCAAACTTCGGAGCTTAGAAATCACATCACAACCCATCTACCCGAAAGGATTTTTAG TTGCGAAGCCTGCGGCAAAAAGTTTAACCAAAAAACGACGCTCAGTTCACACCTAAGGAATGTTCATGGAGAGCGAAGATACCCCTGCAATGTTTGCCCGATGATATTAAAAACCAGGGACAACCAAATCAGGCACATGGCATCCCATGCGGATTGTAAACTTTTCCCTTGCCCCAAGTGTCCTTATGCTTGCAACTCGCAAGGAAATCTAGTCAAGCATGTGCGCACTCAACATAATATACAAAATTTCTCCTTGAGAAGAAG GGATCGGGTAAAACAAGTATGCACTGAAATCAATCCACTCACAGAACGAGGACTAGAAAAGGGTTCTCACGTAGCAACCTTGTATCTTAATCGGTTATCGAAGAAACTTGGAAAAGACCTTGTCTCGCAGTTGGGTGCAGAACAACAAAGAGATGAAAATACAACGAATACTTCTACAACAAACATGGAGAATAGCGATTTTGCAAATTATGGCGCTCAAGAAAGCGATAGTGAACATTCTGAGCAAGACCACATTGAAACTGATGCTGCTGTAGCTTCGCTTGACAAATCACAGTACGACAATGATTTTTGTATTATTCCTGAGACGCAAAGGATGTTAGATGACCTGATAAAGGAGTCATCTGGATATACTTCAGAATCTCAGTACCATGGTGCTCATACTGCAAATTTCTAG